One Primulina tabacum isolate GXHZ01 chromosome 10, ASM2559414v2, whole genome shotgun sequence DNA segment encodes these proteins:
- the LOC142505182 gene encoding F-box/kelch-repeat protein At5g15710-like: MRSNRLGGKEDMTGEASESGWKASNSGSARSGSFREEETLHWQASFGGSGSRNTSPLGRMGSRNTSPSRQKAIKTKPRGLDEEIMATFCKSVHPDIQMEDNIWAMLPEDLLNEILARVPPFMIFRLRSVCKRWNSILQDNGFLKFHSQVPSHGPCLLTFWKNSQTPQCSVFSLPLKQWFRIPFTFLPQWAFWLVGSSGGLVCFSGLDGLTFKTLVCNPLTQTWRTLPSMHYNQQRQLIMVVDRKDRSFKIIATSDIYGDKSLPTEVYDSKLCKWSLHQTMPAVNLCSSKMAFCDSRLYLETLSPLGLMMYRMDTGRWEHIPAKFPRSLLDGYLVAGTQKRLFLVGRIGLYSTLQSMRIWELDHSKFVWVEVSRMPPRYFRALLRLSAERFECFGQDNLICFTSWNQGKGLLYDVDKKVWSWIAGCALQSYNSQVCFYEPRFDAMFY; the protein is encoded by the exons ATGAGATCCAATCGTCTCGGAGGCAAGGAAG ATATGACCGGAGAAGCTTCTGAATCTGGGTGGAAAGCATCAAATTCCGGATCAGCGAGAAGTGGATCTTTCCGTGAGGAGGAAACTTTACACTGGCAAGCAAGTTTTGGAGGAAGTGGATCTAGGAATACCAGTCCTCTTGGCAGGATGGGGTCGAGGAACACGAGTCCGTCTAGGCAGAAGGCGATTAAGACCAAACCACGCGGTTTAGACGAAGAAATTATGGCAACGTTTTGTAAATCTGTACATCCGGATATCCAGATGGAAGATAACATTTGGGCCATGCTGCCAGAAGATTTGTTAAATGAAATATTGGCTAGAGTTCCACCATTCATGATTTTTCGGCTCCGTTCTGTTTGTAAAAGATGGAATTCAATTTTGCAAGACAATGGCTTTCTGAAGTTCCATTCACAAGTTCCCTCCCATGGGCCTTGCCTCCTCACATTTTGGAAAAATTCACAGACTCCTCAATGCTCAGTTTTCAGCTTGCCTTTGAAACAGTGGTTTCGGATTCCATTTACTTTTCTGCCACAGTGGGCTTTCTGGTTGGTTGGTTCATCAGGGGGCCTGGTCTGTTTCTCGGGATTGGATGGATTGACTTTCAAAACATTAGTTTGTAATCCCCTAACACAAACTTGGAGGACTTTGCCAAGTATGCATTATAATcaacaaaggcagttgataatgGTAGTTGATCGGAAGGATCGGTCTTTTAAAATTATAGCCACCAGTGATATTTATGGTGACAAGTCTTTGCCCACGGAAGTATATGACTCTAAGCTTTGCAAATGGTCGCTTCACCAAACCATGCCCGCCGTAAATCTTTGTTCCTCAAAGATGGCATTTTGTGACTCAAGGTTGTATTTGGAGACTCTTTCACCACTGGGTTTGATGATGTATAGAATGGATACGGGCCGCTGGGAACACATCCCTGCAAAATTTCCTCGGTCTTTATTGGATGGGTATCTAGTGGCCGGAACACAGAAGCGTCTGTTTCTAGTTGGAAGAATTGGTCTTTATAGTACTCTTCAAAGCATGAGGATATGGGAGCTTGATCATTCGAAATTTGTTTGGGTTGAGGTAAGCAGGATGCCACCTAGGTATTTTCGTGCTCTCTTGAGATTATCAGCAGAAAGATTTGAATGCTTTGGTCAGGATAATCTGATATGTTTCACATCGTGGAACCAAGGGAAAGGTCTTCTCTATGATGTCGATAAAAAAGTGTGGTCTTGGATTGCTGGATGTGCTCTTCAATCGTACAACAGCCAGGTCTGTTTCTATGAGCCAAGATTTGATGCTATGTTCTATTGA